The following proteins come from a genomic window of Schistocerca gregaria isolate iqSchGreg1 chromosome X, iqSchGreg1.2, whole genome shotgun sequence:
- the LOC126299583 gene encoding aquaporin AQPAe.a-like, producing MRLDEMKPWKTVVVQLAAELLGTFLLVVVGCGSTTTAWSEGYQPTTVQVSLTFGLTVACIVQTLGYVSGAHVNPAVTVGLVVGGFLGPLKALLYVTAQCVGATAGSFVLQALTPNETAATLGVTALNRHVTPTQGCFVEMVISFVLVMAVYSAVTGGAAAAAGPFTVGMSITACHLYAMQYTGAGMNPARSFGPAFVTGSWTNHWVYWVGPCVGGVVAGIVYQYFRPEEPVDGAEHRAFPAQASGVASGVAERHV from the exons ATGAGGTTAGACGAGATGAAGCCCTGGAAAACAGTGGTGGTACAGCTGGCTGCTGAGCTCCTCGGCACGTTCCTGCTGGTGGTCGTCGGGTGTGGCTCGACTACAACGGCGTGGTCGGAAGGCTACCAGCCGACGACTGTTCAGGTCTCCCTGACATTTGGACTCACTGTCGCATGCATTGTGCAG acgctgGGCTACGTGAGTGGCGCTCACGTGAACCCGGCAGTGACTGTGGGCCTGGTGGTGGGCGGCTTTCTGGGCCCGCTGAAGGCTCTGCTGTACGTGACGGCGCAGTGTGTGGGCGCCACCGCCGGCTCCTTCGTGCTCCAG GCCCTGACACCCAACGAGACGGCCGCAACGCTGGGCGTTACAGCCTTGAATCGGCACGTGACGCCGACGCAGGGCTGCTTCGTCGAGATGGTCATATCATTCGTGCTCGTGATGGCCGTGTACAGCGCTGTCACAGGgggggcggcggcagcagcaggacCCTTCACTGTCGGCATGTCTATCACAGCCTGCCACCTGTACGCG ATGCAGTATACTGGTGCTGGTATGAATCCGGCTCGTTCTTTCGGACCTGCTTTCGTTACTGGATCTTGGACAAACCATTGG GTGTACTGGGTGGGACCATGCGTAGGCGGTGTTGTTGCGGGTATCGTCTACCAATACTTCAGGCCAGAAGAGCCTGTGGATGGAGCAGAGCATAGGGCTTTTCCGGCCCAAGCTTCTGGCGTGGCCTCAGGGGTAGCGGAACGGCATGTATAA